Proteins from a single region of Pseudanabaena sp. PCC 6802:
- a CDS encoding NAD(P)H-quinone oxidoreductase subunit F translates to MDQFLVNTVWLVPCYGLFGAIATLPWSIGLVRSTGPRPAAYLNLLMSIFTLVHSLIILKTIWLQPALQIEIAWLQAPGLNLNLDLNISTVTVGASVLIGAISIFAQTYAIGSMEMDWALARFYGMMGFFEGAMSGIAISDSLFLSYALLELLTLSTYLLVGFWYAQPLVVTAARDAFWTKRIGDLILLMGVVALSSLTDSLNFSDLAVWASNVDLNPRVADLLGLALIAGPIGKCAQFPLHLWLDEAMEGPNPASILRNSVVVACGAYILIKLQPILGLSPLALYTLVAVGTVTAVGASLVAIAQIDMKRALSHSTSAHLGLVFIAVGTQQTDVALAFLFTHAIARALLFMSSGSVMMMTPTQDLTEMGGLLPRMPATSIAFIVASLGLTAILPLGNFWTILQWVDNLWEAHPWLVGVMAFVNGSTAFGLTRVFGLVFWGAPKIKTRRMPEAPWPIAIPMVSTIIITLLVPLMLSNWQMLPDRSNWNWYEVGLLVGSGAIGCLAGGAIYLRTNYAIGSTVPMLPRPVRPIWKFVQDLLAYDLYVMGIYRVSVIFLVGNGSRLISWFDRYIVDGVVNLFGFASIMTGETLKYTVTGRSQQYLLTILLGVVLASIVAFVVF, encoded by the coding sequence ATGGATCAATTTTTAGTAAACACGGTTTGGTTAGTTCCCTGTTATGGGCTGTTCGGCGCGATCGCAACTTTACCCTGGTCTATAGGTCTTGTGCGCAGCACGGGGCCGCGCCCAGCCGCATACCTTAACCTATTGATGAGCATCTTTACGCTGGTGCACAGTCTGATTATTTTAAAAACTATCTGGCTGCAACCGGCTCTGCAAATAGAGATCGCATGGTTGCAAGCCCCAGGACTGAATTTAAATCTGGATCTCAATATTTCTACAGTTACAGTCGGTGCCTCGGTATTAATTGGCGCGATCAGCATATTTGCGCAAACCTACGCGATCGGCTCCATGGAAATGGACTGGGCTCTGGCGCGTTTCTACGGCATGATGGGATTCTTTGAAGGAGCAATGAGCGGCATTGCTATTAGCGATTCCTTGTTCTTGAGTTACGCGCTTCTGGAGCTACTCACCCTTTCTACTTATTTGCTAGTTGGCTTTTGGTATGCCCAGCCTCTGGTCGTGACCGCAGCAAGGGATGCTTTCTGGACAAAGCGTATCGGCGATTTGATCCTACTAATGGGCGTGGTGGCGCTTTCCTCGCTCACAGATAGTTTGAATTTTTCCGATTTAGCAGTTTGGGCGAGTAATGTCGATCTCAATCCCCGAGTGGCTGACCTTTTGGGGTTAGCTTTAATTGCAGGGCCAATCGGGAAGTGCGCCCAGTTCCCGCTGCATCTCTGGCTGGATGAGGCCATGGAAGGTCCTAATCCGGCTTCTATATTGCGGAATTCCGTGGTTGTAGCTTGCGGAGCCTATATCTTAATCAAATTGCAGCCGATTCTAGGTCTGTCACCTCTGGCTTTATATACGCTGGTAGCAGTCGGTACGGTGACGGCAGTAGGAGCTTCTCTGGTGGCGATCGCCCAGATCGACATGAAGCGAGCGCTATCCCATTCCACCAGCGCCCATTTGGGCTTAGTGTTTATCGCCGTGGGGACTCAACAGACTGATGTGGCTTTGGCATTTCTGTTTACCCATGCGATCGCCCGCGCTCTCCTATTTATGAGTAGTGGCTCCGTGATGATGATGACACCAACCCAAGATCTAACCGAGATGGGCGGACTGTTACCCCGGATGCCAGCCACATCAATTGCCTTCATAGTCGCTTCCCTGGGTCTCACGGCGATCTTACCTCTGGGCAACTTTTGGACGATACTGCAATGGGTAGATAATTTGTGGGAAGCCCACCCCTGGCTAGTAGGCGTGATGGCATTTGTAAACGGCTCCACTGCGTTTGGCTTAACGCGCGTATTTGGCCTCGTATTTTGGGGTGCTCCAAAGATCAAGACACGGCGGATGCCTGAAGCCCCCTGGCCGATCGCCATTCCCATGGTTTCTACAATTATCATTACCTTGCTAGTGCCATTGATGCTGAGCAACTGGCAGATGCTGCCCGATCGCTCCAATTGGAACTGGTATGAGGTCGGTCTTTTGGTCGGTTCCGGAGCGATCGGTTGCTTAGCGGGTGGTGCGATCTATCTCCGCACAAACTACGCAATAGGTAGTACGGTACCGATGCTACCGCGTCCCGTCCGACCCATCTGGAAATTTGTGCAAGACCTCCTAGCCTACGACCTCTACGTTATGGGTATCTACCGCGTCAGCGTCATATTTCTCGTGGGTAATGGCTCGCGACTCATATCATGGTTCGATCGATACATTGTTGACGGTGTGGT